The Persephonella sp. IF05-L8 genome contains a region encoding:
- a CDS encoding methyl-accepting chemotaxis protein: MGFIKFNNTPDNNIPEQNNISAQSQTPQSKNIFPMGDNMDLKQLAQNLLSKIQEGMAAIEELKGTMEQIAAAAEESAGAAEESLSAVTEIKQNAALMQKETEKALIVIENFENLIKNATEDVNESGAGMARTADSARKIALKTEELFNAGKNITDAVDLITKLAKKTSLLALNAAIEAARAKEKGKSFTVMASEIRTMASKSNTYAQKIKDIVKEIQDKIKLTRDEMEKLEKEMVNASDESNIAVQKMEELLKAFEDIVRKTEEMLDQVNRVVNEIDILHQGSETIAAAAEEAAGATSEVSNTVAYQVVAFSQIEEAARSILEISIKIDTKNSQIVANEVATASEELSASIEELEKSMEQIVEALNQIEEAAKISEEDATKNSNVAHNCVNYIEQANNSIQDIVNTLQKLFEDYNQIFETVKKTRQLSKQNTEKSEGLKLHLNLIKSKINSLNNTIRKIELALVQTTALSINGAVEAIRIGELGEGFSEVSRDIRELATTSEENLDKVIEIIDHVNEENDIILVELNNIVLTQDRENEKLQKLEIEFGKNLNSFKELMETMEKLKKSIEETKVALEQSKIAADQIKEAAELSLKNASESKQAAELILNTVREMDTAVNILSAVAEKLSKGVSA, encoded by the coding sequence ATGGGATTTATCAAATTTAATAACACTCCAGATAATAATATTCCCGAACAAAATAATATTTCTGCCCAATCTCAAACCCCACAATCAAAAAATATCTTCCCAATGGGAGATAACATGGATTTAAAACAGCTTGCCCAGAATTTATTAAGTAAAATTCAGGAGGGTATGGCTGCAATTGAAGAACTAAAGGGGACTATGGAACAGATTGCTGCTGCCGCCGAAGAAAGTGCAGGAGCTGCAGAGGAAAGTTTAAGCGCAGTTACAGAAATCAAACAGAATGCTGCCTTAATGCAAAAAGAAACAGAAAAAGCTCTGATTGTAATAGAAAATTTTGAAAATTTAATCAAAAATGCCACCGAAGATGTAAATGAAAGCGGGGCAGGAATGGCAAGAACAGCTGATAGTGCCCGTAAAATCGCCCTGAAAACAGAAGAGCTATTCAATGCAGGTAAAAATATAACAGATGCAGTAGACCTTATAACAAAACTTGCTAAAAAAACATCTTTACTTGCTTTAAATGCAGCCATAGAGGCAGCCAGAGCAAAAGAAAAAGGTAAAAGTTTCACAGTAATGGCCTCAGAAATTAGAACAATGGCATCAAAATCAAATACTTATGCCCAGAAAATAAAAGATATAGTCAAAGAAATTCAGGACAAAATAAAACTAACACGAGATGAAATGGAAAAATTAGAAAAAGAAATGGTAAACGCCTCAGATGAAAGTAATATAGCTGTTCAAAAAATGGAAGAGTTATTAAAGGCCTTTGAGGATATAGTAAGAAAAACAGAAGAGATGCTTGACCAGGTTAACAGAGTTGTAAATGAGATAGATATTCTGCATCAAGGCTCAGAAACAATAGCGGCAGCAGCAGAAGAAGCAGCAGGAGCAACCAGTGAGGTGAGTAATACGGTTGCTTATCAGGTTGTTGCATTTTCCCAGATTGAAGAGGCTGCCCGCTCAATACTGGAAATTTCCATAAAAATAGATACTAAAAATAGCCAGATTGTAGCCAATGAGGTTGCAACTGCATCTGAAGAACTTTCTGCATCTATAGAGGAGCTGGAGAAATCTATGGAACAGATAGTAGAAGCTCTTAACCAGATAGAAGAAGCAGCCAAAATATCCGAAGAAGATGCTACTAAAAACTCAAATGTTGCCCATAACTGTGTAAACTACATTGAGCAGGCAAACAACTCAATTCAGGATATAGTTAATACTCTCCAAAAACTGTTTGAAGACTACAATCAGATTTTTGAAACAGTAAAGAAAACCCGTCAATTATCAAAACAAAACACAGAGAAATCAGAAGGACTGAAACTCCATCTAAACCTGATTAAATCAAAAATAAACTCACTTAACAACACCATCCGTAAAATTGAGCTGGCACTGGTTCAGACCACAGCTTTATCAATAAACGGAGCAGTTGAGGCAATAAGAATAGGAGAATTAGGGGAAGGCTTTAGCGAGGTAAGTCGGGATATAAGAGAACTTGCAACAACTTCAGAGGAAAATCTGGATAAAGTTATAGAAATCATAGACCATGTAAATGAGGAAAATGACATAATTCTGGTTGAGCTAAACAATATAGTTCTCACCCAGGACAGAGAAAATGAAAAACTCCAGAAATTAGAAATTGAGTTTGGAAAAAATTTAAACTCCTTTAAAGAGCTTATGGAAACTATGGAAAAGCTAAAAAAATCTATAGAAGAAACAAAAGTAGCCCTTGAACAATCAAAAATAGCAGCAGACCAGATAAAAGAAGCTGCAGAACTTTCCCTGAAAAACGCCTCAGAATCGAAACAGGCAGCAGAACTCATACTAAATACCGTGAGAGAAATGGACACGGCAGTTAATATACTTTCTGCTGTTGCAGAAAAACTGTCTAAAGGTGTGTCAGCATGA
- a CDS encoding helix-turn-helix domain-containing protein — MEKEKMVFQIIKDAGKPLKVGELERLTGMDRNSIQKIVNELHINGLIEIDKCYNKILGVKGEQNG, encoded by the coding sequence TTGGAAAAGGAAAAAATGGTTTTTCAGATTATCAAAGATGCAGGTAAACCTCTTAAGGTAGGTGAGCTGGAAAGACTGACAGGTATGGATAGAAATAGTATTCAAAAAATAGTTAATGAGCTTCATATAAACGGTCTGATTGAGATAGATAAATGCTACAACAAAATTTTAGGTGTTAAAGGAGAACAAAATGGGTAA